In Flavobacterium sp. 83, the genomic window CGTCAGAAAGGGCATATCCTAATCCTGATTCTATTCCCCAATACCATTTGCGGGTAAAACTATATTGAGTATTGACTTTTATAGAGAATATACTAAAGTTACTGTATAATGTTCTGTCTTTTAAAGTGCTTTCAGGTGTTAATGTTGGTGCATTTTGCTTGACCAGCCAATAATCATAATCGAATTTAATACCCAAATCCCATTTTGGAGAAATTTTTTTCCATGCTCTTATATTAGCGCCAATTTCAAATTTATGGGAGCGGTACATTTGTATGTGTACTGGAATTGATAAGTTAATGCCATATTCTAAATATATTTTTTTTTCTTTTTTTGGAGAAATACTGTCATTATTCGTTTTTTGCGCAGAAATAAACTGTGCGGAAAAAAGTAGTATACATAATAATATAGTCGGAATTTTTTTCATTTTTTCGGATAATTAAATAATTCAAATCAGCGTGAATATTTTTATTGAATTTAAAAAAATGATATTATAAAGTTGATTTCTGTTTATTTGTTTAAAAAGAAAGAAGAATACTAAAGTAAAGATACAAATAACTATTAATCAATGTTGTAGGTTTTCTTTTTATTTTTTTTAATGAAAAAATATAAATCTAAAATTATTTTTTTTGAATTATAGAAATATCTTTTTCTTGAATTTTAATAGTATCTAAAACCCAAGTCATTTCAGGGTCATTTTCTTTTATTCGATCTTCAATTGTGGGGATTATTTGTTTATCAGGAAATATACCTCGGCCTTCTAAAATTGTTTTAAAAGGAGAAGCCATATACATTAATCCAATGCGTATTTGGATGTTAGTATTTGGCAATTTTACTCGAGGCATAAAGCCGGCTACAGTTCCGTTGTAGGTACCGCCAGTTTCTTCACCCACAAAATAAGCCCTTTTAGAACCTTTAAAATTAGAAGAAATAATGCTTGAAGCAGAAAAACTTCCGCCGTTTATAAGTACATAAATTTTTCCTTTGAAAGTATTTTTACTCACCTTATGAGGTTTCGTTTGTGTTGCAAAATAATTTTTTCCATTTTTATTTTTATGAACAGTAAGCAGTAAATAGGAGTACATTATTGGCGAAAAAAATGTTTTTAAAACTTTAAAACCAAAAGAACCACCATGCAAATAAGCTCCTTTAAACAAACTGGATCTTGAAACTACTTCAGATTTATCTAAAAATACAAAAGTGCTTTCTGCTAAATAGGAATATAAATCGGCAATTTCACTGACACGTCCACCGCCATTATTTCTCAAATCAAGTATAAGTGTTTTAGTTTTGTAATCAGAAATTTTCGAAAAGCTTTCTTTGTAAAAAGTTTTATAATCACCAATCTTAAAACTTCTAATTTTCATTACAGCTATACTACTGTCTTGTTCTAAAAAATGTAGGTTCCGATTATAATTTTTTTCAACGAAATAATAACCATTAATCCTTTTCTTTTTTCTAATTGCTTTCGATTTTGTCTTATTCTTAATAGCTAGCTTTTTTTTATTTTTTTTAAGATCTTTCCTAGAAGTATCTTCAGCTTTTCGTTTGATAGTAATCGTTTTTAAACTGTCATTATATTTAAAATTATATCGGATGCTGTCTTTAAGACCATTTTCATTTGTAAAAAAAGTAGAGAATAGTTTACCAGAATAATTGGTTTTATAAGTGCTGTTGTAACCATCGGAGCTATAATAATGATTGTATTCAATAATTAAATCAATCGGTTTTATACCATTTACAGCATTAACTTCAGTTCCGGGATGTATGTTTTTGTTGTAGGACTTATTTTTGATAACGTATAATTTCCCATTAAAAAAGTCGAAATCAAATTGAGAAAAAGGACCAGTTCCTTTTTTGATAAGAGCTTTGGTTTGTCGTTTCGTAAATAATTTTATTGGGGGATATAGGACTAAATGTCCTTGACGAACAGCAGCAACTACGGGGCTTAATTTTTTGTAAAACTCAAATTTTGTTATTGGTTTTGTGATGGTCGCTTTTAGGCTGTCAAATTTATAATCTAGAGCTTCCTTACTGATATACCAGTATAAATTGGGGTGTAATTCCTGTAATTTTCGATAGGTAAAATCAACATCTGATTTCAGTTTTTCTTCAGCTATCAAATCATTCAAATGTTTGTTGTGCTTTTTTATGGAAGTACATTGCGCAAAGAATAATATCGCAAAACTAAATAGAACTATTTTTCTCATGTTTTCATTGCCTAATTTTTTCCTCAAATCTAAAGACTACAATTTGAAATATGTGATTTGAGATTTAAACCTGAATAACGCCTAAATTAAATTTCTTTTCAATAGGAGAGTGGTTTGCGGCTTCAATTCCCATAGAAATCCAAGTTCTAGTGTCCAAAGGATCAATTATGGCATCTGTCCAAAGTCTAGAAGCAGCATAATAAGGCGAAACCTGTTCGTCATACCTTGCTTTGATTTTGTCAAAAAGAGCTTTTTCTTTTGCTTCATCAACTATTTCACCTTTTGCTTTAAGCGAAGAAGCTTCAATTTGTGCCAATACTTTAGCGGCTTGTGTTCCGCCCATAACAGCTAATTCCGCACTCGGCCATGCAAAAATTAATCGTGGATCGTATGCTTTGCCACACATAGCATAATTTCCTGCACCATAAGAATTCCCTACAATAACAGTGAATTTTGGAATAACTGAATTACTGACAGCGTTCACCATTTTGGCACCATCTTTTATGATTCCGCCATGTTCAGATTTGGATCCTACCATAAAACCGGTAACATCTTGTACAAAAACTAAAGGGATTTTCTTTTGGTTGCAATTGGCAATAAAACGAGTGGCTTTATCGGCACTATCGGAATAGATTACGCCTCCAAACTGCATTTCGCCATTTTTGGTTTTCACCACTTTTCTTTGGTTAGCAACTATTCCCACTGCCCAACCATCAATTCTGGCATAGCCGGTGATAATCGTTTGACCATAACCGTCTTTATAGGCTTCAAATTCTGAATTATCAACCAAGCGATTGATGATTTCCATCATGTCATATTGCTCATTACGAGCTTTTGGCAAAATACCATAGATTTCATTTTCATCTAAAGCTGGTTTTTCTGATTTGATTCGGCTGTAACCCGCTTTATCAAAAGCGCCTATTTTGTCAACTATATTTTTTATTTTGTCTAATGCGTCTTTATCATCTTTGGCTTTATAATCCGTCACCCCCGAAATTTCACAATGCGTGGTCGCTCCGCCCAATGTTTCATTATCGATGCTTTCGCCAATGGCAGCTTTGACCAAATAACTTCCAGCCAGAAAAATACTGCCTGTTTTTTCGACTATTATAGCTTCATCGCTCATAATTGGTAAATAGGCACCACCAGCAACACAACTTCCCATTACAGCAGCAATTTGAGTGATTCCCATGCTGCTCATTTGAGCATTATTTCTAAAAATTCGACCAAAATGTTCTTTGTCAGGAAAAATTTCATCTTGCAAAGGCAAATAAACGCCCGCGCTGTCTACTAAATAAATGATTGGCAACCGATTTTCCATTGCAATTTCTTGTGCACGGAGATTTTTCTTTGCGGTAATAGGAAACCAAGCACCAGCTTTCACAGTAGCATCATTGGCCACAACAATACATTGTTTTCCTTTGATATATCCTATTTTAACTACAACACCGCCAGAGGGGCATCCGCCGTGTTCTGCATACATTCCTTCACCTACAAATGCTCCAATTTCTATACTTTTAGCTTTGGCGTCAAGCAAATAATCGATGCGTTCTCTGGCAGTCATTTTGCCTTCACCATGTAATTTTTGAATGCGTTTTTCACCACCACCCAATTTCACAAGACTCAATTTTTGTCGCAATGCCGAAAGTAAAAGTTTATTGTGGTCTTCGTTTTTGTTGAAGTTCAAATCCATGATGCAATAATGTTAAAATAGTTTGTGCTAAAATACAAAATCCAACGAAATAAAATTTATTATTTTATAGGTTTTGAAAGGAAATTGGATATTAGTTTGGTATAAAAACAAAAAAACAGAAGTTACCTCCTGTTTTTTTATGAATTTAATAAAAAAAGTGATTATTTGCTTTTAGATTCATTTACGAGTCTTTTCAAAATTGCCCATTGTTTTAATGCATCACGAGCTTCAACAGCCGGATAGCCTAACATGGTTTTTCCTGCAGGAATATCTCCCGTAACACCTGAACCAGCGCCTACAATTGCACCATCGCCAATGGTTGTATGGTCTTTTATAGAAGCGCTTCCGCCAATAATTACTCCGTTTCCTAGCGTTACAGAACCTGCCAATCCGCTATTTCCTGCCATGATACAAAAACGGCCTAATTTACTGTTGTGTCCAATTTGGACTAAATTATCAATTTTACAACCGTCACCTAAAATAGTGGAACTGAATTTTCCTCGGTCAACACAAGTATTGGCACCAATTTCTACACTATTGCCTATAATCACATTTCCAATTTGTGGAATTTTCACCAAACCTCTTTGAGGATCTGGACGAAAACCAAAACCATCTGCACCAATTGTCGCATTGGGATGTATAATACAATCATTTCCTATATGACAACGCTCTCTGATTACCGCTCCAGACCAGATTGTAGTATTTTTTCCTACGGTACATTCATCTAAGATAGTAACATTTGGATATAGTGTTGTATTGTCTCCAAGGAATACTTTTGGTCCTACATAACAACCTGCGCCAACTCTAACACCGTTACAAATAATAGCGGTTTCATCTATAACAGCAGTTGGATGAATATCGATATTAAATAATGGCGTTGGAGGTGCAAAAAGAGCTAAAACTTGCGACATCGCCAAATCTGCATTTTTCACCTTAATGAATGCTCTGTTTTCTCCCGGTTCTATTGAAATATCCTCATTAACAACCGCTACACATGCTTTTGAAATTGCCCAAAGTTTTTCATATTTTTTGTTTCCAATAAAAGAAATTTCAGATTCAGTTGCAGCTTCAAGTTGTTCAGGAGCAGTAATATTTTGGAAAGTACTTCCCACAATAACTCCTTTTAAAATTTCATTTATTTCTTGGATGGAATAGGATTTCATTAAGTGTAGTTTGATTTTGGTTTAGTTATAGTCATCAAATAAAACAAATTGAGATTATAATTCCTAATATTTCGGGATTCTTTAACAGGATTAAAAGTGTGATTTATGAAACTAAAATATTTAAATGTATAACGGAAAACTATAACAAACGGTTAGTTTTACTAGCTAAACTACTTTTATATATTATGAAATTAATTTCAATAAAATTATTAAGTTTTATCTTATTCTGTTCCTGTTTTTCCGGAAATGCTCAAATTCAAAGTTTATTTAATAATAAAACTCAACTTCGTAATCTAACGGAGCGATGGGAATTAGACACGACTTCTTTAAGAGGAACATTTTTAGTTACTCCTTATAAGCCTATGTATGCTTTACCTTTTCGATGGTCAAATAATACAAACGAACAACCACATTCCGGGAATATTGATCCCGATTATATTGCTCCTCCAGGAGTTGATTACAATAATATTGAAATTAAATTTCAATTGAGTTTTAAAACTAAAGTTTTGCAGGGTATTTTTTGGGGACGCGGTGATTTATGGGTTGCTTATACACAAATATCCCATTGGCAAATTTATAATAATAATCTTTCACGCCCCTTTAGAGAAGTTAATTACGAACCGGAACTGATTTTGAATGTTCCTGTAAACTTTAAAATTTTGGGTTTTAAAGCACGAATGATTGGTGTCGCATTCAATCATGAATCCAATGGTAAAAGTGATCCATTCTCCAGAAGTTGGAATAGGGTAATTTTTCATGCGGGATTTGAACGCAATAATTGGACAGTTTATGTCAGACCTTGGTTGCGAATGCCTGCCAAAAAGGATGATAATCCAGATATTTCAGAATATGTGGGACGAGGAGATTTGAATGTAATATACGCCAAAAACGGGAATATATTTTCGTTTATTGGGAGTCATAATTTGAATTTTGGTTCCAAAGCAAGGGGGAATTCCTCGTTTTCATGGTCGTATCCCATCAAAAATAATTTAAAAGGATATTTGTTAGTTTCTCATGGTTATGGTGAAACCTTAATTGATTATAACAATCTCCAAACTACTGTTGGCGTTGGGGTTTCATTGATTGAATGGTTATAGGTTCTGAAAATCGATGCGTAGATGTTAAATTAGTTTTACAATAAATTTGTTATGTTTGTAGATGAATGTTCAATCGAATTTTTATTCTTAATTTGATTTTCTTGTTAGCTATAAAATAATATCTCCACAATAAAATGAATTTTTTAAACCGTTTTTTGTTTTTGGCTACAGTATTGTTTTTGTTTATTAACCTGCAGGCTCAAACAAATAACACTACAAACAAAAATGCATTATTAATTGCTTCTAATAATAAAAGTAAGTTAGAAAATACCGAACAATTATTGGTAGTGTACAATTATCAGCCAAAAAGTTATAGTGCTTTTCTTGTAGCTTTAGAAAGAAAAGAGGGGAGTTGGGTTATAAAATATAATCCGGTAGAAGTTGGTATTGGAAAAAATGGTTTTGCACCGCCACTTACTAAACTTGAAGGTGACGGCAAGTCCCCAACTGGAATTTTTCGTTTAGGTAAATTATATACGTATGAAAAACAGTTAAATACGTTATTGGAATACCAACAAACAACCAAAGAAGATAAATGGATTGATGATCCGAATTCCAATGACTATAATAGATATGTAAAAGGTGTTACCAATGCAAAATCATATGAAAATCTATTATTAAACAATGATGCTTACAAGTATTGCATTGTAATTGAATACAATACAAATCCTATTGTTAAGGGAAAAGGAAGCGCCATATTTTTTCATTTGGCTGTAAAAAAACCTTCTTTTACTGCTGGTTGTGTTGCTATTGATGAAGAAAATATGAAATTGATGGTGAAATGGTTAGATCCTAAAAGAAACCCAACAATTATTATGGGGAATTTTAATGTTTTGAAAAGCGGATTGTAATTAGTGCAATAAAACGTTTAGAATAAAATTTTTTTAAAAAATCCTCTCAAACATTTCGATAAACGAAAGTAGAGAGGATTTTTACATTAGTTGTTTTCAGTTGAAAGTATCAAATCTGACCACTGATATTTGCAAACTATTCTTCTTCTTTCTGTCCCATCATCATCAGATAGGCTTTCAGGAACTCATCAATTTCTCCGTTCATAACGCCATCAACATTACTGGTTTCATGGCCGGTTCGAACATCTTTTACTAATTTATAAGGTTGCATCACATAATTCCTTATTTGTGATCCCCATTCTATTTTCATTTTACCAGCTTCGATATCAGCGCGTTGTGCCTGTTTCTTTTTTAACTCAATTTCGTATAATTGAGAACGTAACATTTGCATCGCACGTTGTCTGTTATCTTGTTGCGAACGTGTTTCGGAACATTGTATTTGAATCCCCGTTGGTTTATGAAACAATTGTACTTTGGTTTCCACTTTGTTTACATTTTGTCCTCCCGCACCACTGGAGCGCGAAGTTGTAATCTCGATATCGGCAGGATTAATATCAATTTCGATGCTGTCGTCTACAAGCGGATAAACATAAACAGAAGCAAAGGAAGTATGACGCTTGGCATTACTGTCAAAAGGCGAAATCCGAACCAATCGATGCACTCCGTTTTCTCCTTTTAAATAACCAAAAGAATAATCACCTTCAAATTCGAGTGTTACGGTTTTAATACCTGCAGCTTCTCCTTTTTGGAAATTCAGTTCTTTTATTTTGTAACCGTATTTTTCGCCCCACATCATGTACATACGCATAAGCATTTCGGCCCAATCACAACTTTCAGTTCCGCCGGCACCCGCAGTTATTTGTACAACAGCACTCAATGTATCGCCTTCATCCGAAAGCATGTTTTTGAATTCAATCGCTTCAATATGATTTGCTGTTAGCGAATATTGTTCATCTAATTCTTCTGCAGTGAGTTCTCCTTCTTTGTAAAAATCATAGGCGAGTTGCAACTCGTCAGTCATTTCGACTGCTTTGTTGTAATCTTCAATCCACTTTTTCTTGTTTCTAAGGTTTTTTACAATGAGTTCAGCTTCTTTTGGATTATTCCAAAAGTCAGGCGCAAAAGTTTTTTCTTCTTCGTTTGAAATTTCAATTAGTTTGGCATCAACGTCAAAGATACCTCCTCAACGCACCAAGGCGCTCTACAATACCTTTAATTTGTTCGGTAGTTGTCATAAATTATAGTAATTAAATAGGTCCGTTTTCAAATATTTATATAAAATACCGTTATGTCATTTATTATAGCTTAGTTTTAACTGAACTAGTTTGAATTAACAAACGGTATTGTGTAATTTTGTCGCACAAAAATAGAAAAATTTTACGAAGGGACAATTCTCGAATTGTTCGTACTGAAAATAAAAAATAATATGGAAATAAATTTAGTTAGCGATACGATTACAAAACCTTCTCGCGAAATGTTAGTACACATGTTAAATGCCAAAGTTGGAGATGACGTGTACAAACAAGATCCTACTGTTATTGAGCTCGAAGCTAAAGTTGCCGAAATGTTCGGGATGGAAGCTGGACTTTTTTTTCCATCAGGAACTATGGCAAACCAAACGGCTATAAAATTACACACTCAGCCTGGCGAACAATTAATTGCCGATAAATATGCGCATGTATATCATTACGAAGGCGGAGGTGTTTCATTTAACAGTGGCGTTTCCTGCTGTTTATTAGACGGAAATCGCGGAATGATAACTGCGGAACAAGTGGCTGGAGCAATCAATGATCCTGAGTTTTATCATAGTCCGTTAACAAGTTTAGTTTGTGTAGAAAATACAACTAACAAAGGTGGCGGAGCTTGTTATGAGCTGGAAGATTTACAAAGAATAAAACAGGTTTGCGATGCCAATAATTTGAAATTTCATTTAGACGGTGCCCGAATTTGGAATGCATTAGTAGCCAAAAAGCAAGATCCAAAAGCATTTGGAAAATTATTTGATACTATTTCGGTTTGTTTGTCCAAAGGTTTAGGAGCGCCAATTGGTTCGGTTTTATTGGGAGACAAAGCAACTATTCACAGAGCATTACGAATTCGAAAAATATTGGGAGGAGGAATGCGTCAGGTAGGATATTTGGCCGCAGCCGGAATTTATGCATTGGATAATAATATAGAACGTCTTGCTGATGACCATCGAAGAGCTAAAGAAATTGCCGAGGTTTTAAAAAGGGTAAGTTGGGTAGCTTCGGTAGAACCAGTTGAGACTAACATTTTAATATTTTCGTTAGTTCCTAATTGTATTGAAAAGAATTTAATTGAATTATTAAAACAAAAAAACATTTTAATAAGTTCTATGGGGCATGGAAAACTGAGAATTGTCACACATCTTGATTATAAAGAAGTGATGCACACCTATGTACTGGAAACGCTTCAAAAATTAGTGTAATACAGCTTGAAAATGAGTTTAAGGTTTAAAGTTTTTAGGATTACTCCAAAAACTTTAAACCTTAATTTTTTTATTTAAAAAGATTATCCATTCCTGGAATCATTGGCATATCCATTTTTGCAACAGCATCAAGTTCCGCTTCATTGGTTTTAGTTGCTTTTTCAATCGCTTTATTCAATACTAAAATCATATAATCTTCTAGTTGTTCTTTGTCTTCCAATAAAGAATCGTCAATTGTGATTGATTTTATTTTTCTATTGGCTGTCAAAGTAACTTTCAATAAACCATCAGTGCTTTGTTCATCTATAAGGACTGTGTCTAAACGCTTTTTAGTATCTTCTATTTTTTGTTGGGTTTCTTTTAGTTTACCCATCATTCCCATTAAATCCATTTTGATAAATTTTAAATATTGAGCTACGAAATTACTACATTCAGAGTAATAAGCAATGTTAAATTAGATAGAAAATTGAATCGTTTTAAAAGGTGTTTGTGCTATTTTTGTAACTTCACTTAAATATAAAAGCGCAAACGATGCCAGAAAATATACAACCACCAGTTGCCAAAATAATCCCTGAAAAATTAGAGAAGTTTGATGACTTGCGAATCGATAATTACTTCTGGTTGAATGACAGAGAAAATACTGAGGTTATTGACTATCTGAATAAAGAAAATGAGTATTATCATAATATGACTACTCATACTAAGGGGTTTCAAAAGGAATTATTCGATGAAATGAAAGCTAGAATCAAGGAAGATGATGAATCAGTTCCTTATTTATACAATGGATATTACTACATCACCCGTTTTGAAACTGGAAAAGATTATCCTATTTATTCTCGAAAAAAGGAAAGCCTTTCGGCAAAAGAAGAAATTATGTTCGACTGCAATGAATTGGCCAAAGGACAATCGTATTTTCAATTGGGAGGATTAAGTATAAGTCCGGATAATAAATTAGCTGTTTTTAGTACGGATACAGTTGGAAGAAGAATTTATACCATTCAGGTCAAAAGTTTGGAAACGAATGAAATTTTAGAAGATAAAATAGAAAAAGTTACCGGAACTGCTGTTTGGGCAAATGATAATCATACTATTTTTTATTCTTCGCAAGACGAAGTTACCCTGCGCTCTGATAAAGTTTTTAAACATAAATTAGGTTCAAAACAAGTAGATGATGTTTTGGTCTATTTTGAAAAAGACGACACCTATAATGTTGAAGTTGCAAAATCAAAATCCAGAAAATACTTAGCAATTGAGTCTGGAAGTACGCTTACAACAGAATATCGAATCTTAAATGCAGATACTCCGGACGGAAAATTTGAAATCTTTCAGAAACGAATCAGAGGAGTTGAATATAGCATTAATCACTACAAGGACAGTTTTTATATTTTGACCAATAAAGACAAAGCGGAAAATTTCAAACTGATGAAAACGCTGGAAACAGCAACATCACAAGAAAATTGGATAGAAGTTTTAGCGCATCGCGAAGATGTTTTATTAGAAGATATCGAAATTTTTGCTAATTATTTGGTAGTTGAAGAGCGTTCGAATGGTTTGAATAAAATCAGAATTATGCCTTGGAGTGGGGAAGGGGAATATTATTTGCCTTTCGAAAGCGAAACCTATACTGCTTACACCACAACTAATGTAGATTTTGAAACAGAAATTTTACGTTACGGATACCAGTCGATGACAACTCCCTCTTCGGTTATTGATTTCAATATGAAAACTAAGGAAAAAGAAGTCAAAAAAGAACAACAGGTTCTTGGAGGTAAATTCGATAAAAATAATTATAAAGAAGAACGTGTTTGGGCTACAGCCAAAGATGGAACTAAAATTCCAATTTCGATGGTGTATAGAAAAGAGTTGAAAAAAGACGGAAATAATCCATTGTTACAATATGCCTATGGCTCTTATGGACACTCCATGGATGCTACTTTCTCTTCGACACGATTAACGTTATTGGACAGAGGATTTATATTTGCTATAGCACATATTCGAGGTGGCGAAGACTTAGGAAGACAATGGTATGAAGATGGAAAGTTATTAAAAAAGAAAAATACATTTACTGATTTTATTGATTGTTCTAAATTTTTAATTGATCAAAAATACACTTCACCAGCGCATTTATATGCCGAAGGTGGCTCCGCAGGAGGATTATTAATGGGGGTTGTAGTAAATTTAGCACCTGAACTGTATCACGGAATAATTGCTCAAGTACCTTTTGTCGATGTGATTACTACAATGCTGGATGATAGTATTCCGTTGACAACTGGGGAATATGATGAATGGGGTAATCCAAATAAAAAGAAATATTATAAATACATGTTGTCTTATTCCCCTTATGACAATGTAAAAAAACAAAATTATCCAAATATGTATGTCTCTACAGGACTCCATGACTCACAGGTTCAATATTGGGAGCCTGCAAAATGGGTCGCAAAATTAAGAGAGTTTAAAACAGATGAAAATATCTTATATCTTGATACTAACATGGATGCAGGCCACGGAGGAGCATCTGGAAGGTTTGAAGCCTTGAAAGAATTAGCAAAAGAATTTAGTTTTTTACTAGATTTAGAGAAAATTAAAAAGTAATTAGATTTTTTTTGTTAAATTTGCAACGTTCGAGGTTAAATTAAAAATTCTCCTCGACTAACTATTTTTTTATGAAAGAAGAAATAAACGCTTATAATAATGTTTTAGAATTAATAGGTAACACTCCACTTATTAAGCTAAATAAAGTCACCGAAGAATTAGAGGGTAATTTTTACGCAAAAGTAGAAGCTTTTAATCCTGGA contains:
- a CDS encoding oligopeptidase B is translated as MPENIQPPVAKIIPEKLEKFDDLRIDNYFWLNDRENTEVIDYLNKENEYYHNMTTHTKGFQKELFDEMKARIKEDDESVPYLYNGYYYITRFETGKDYPIYSRKKESLSAKEEIMFDCNELAKGQSYFQLGGLSISPDNKLAVFSTDTVGRRIYTIQVKSLETNEILEDKIEKVTGTAVWANDNHTIFYSSQDEVTLRSDKVFKHKLGSKQVDDVLVYFEKDDTYNVEVAKSKSRKYLAIESGSTLTTEYRILNADTPDGKFEIFQKRIRGVEYSINHYKDSFYILTNKDKAENFKLMKTLETATSQENWIEVLAHREDVLLEDIEIFANYLVVEERSNGLNKIRIMPWSGEGEYYLPFESETYTAYTTTNVDFETEILRYGYQSMTTPSSVIDFNMKTKEKEVKKEQQVLGGKFDKNNYKEERVWATAKDGTKIPISMVYRKELKKDGNNPLLQYAYGSYGHSMDATFSSTRLTLLDRGFIFAIAHIRGGEDLGRQWYEDGKLLKKKNTFTDFIDCSKFLIDQKYTSPAHLYAEGGSAGGLLMGVVVNLAPELYHGIIAQVPFVDVITTMLDDSIPLTTGEYDEWGNPNKKKYYKYMLSYSPYDNVKKQNYPNMYVSTGLHDSQVQYWEPAKWVAKLREFKTDENILYLDTNMDAGHGGASGRFEALKELAKEFSFLLDLEKIKK